From the Argopecten irradians isolate NY chromosome 13, Ai_NY, whole genome shotgun sequence genome, one window contains:
- the LOC138305837 gene encoding zinc finger protein 596-like: MFRQKGDLQRHLLIHTGEKPHKCNVCGKGFSVAYDLKKHFRTHTGEKPYKCDVCGSQLGDLQTHLDTHTRSKSGALQTHLGTHTGSQSGDLQTHLGTHTGSQSGDLQTHLGTHTGSQSGDLQTHLGTHTGSQSGDLQTHLGTHTGSQSGDLHTHLGTDTGSQSGDLHTHLGTRTGSQSGDLHTHLGTHTGSQSGDLQKHLGTHTGSQSGDLHTDLGTDTGSQSGSLQTHIRTHTGRPSDNNELIGTHTESMSNIYNLCEITYLNMPNIVNKKSCVNETRRTTHLHETECGKTCQNIQRTRQKVSVDSFNRVIYTVGSEDGETTKGTFTYPGMRIFKY; the protein is encoded by the exons ATGTTTAGACAAAAAGGAGACCTACAGAGACATCTCCTGATACACACAGGAGAGAAACCGCACAAATGcaatgtctgtggtaaggggtttagtgtgGCATATGACCTAAAAAAACActtcaggacacatacaggagaaaaaccttataaatgtgatgtctgtg gaagtcagttgggagacctacagacacacctcgATACACATACAAGAAGTAAGTCGGGAGCCCTACAGACACACCTCGGTACACATACAGGAAGTCAGTCGGGAGACCTTCAGACACACCTCGGTACACATACAGGAAGTCAGTCGGgagacctacagacacacctcggtacacatacaggaagtcagtcgggagacctacagacacacctcggtacacatacaggaagtcagtcgggagacctacagacacacctcgGTACACATACAGGAAGTCAGTCGGGAGACCTACACACTCACCTCGGTACAGATACGGGAAGTCAGTCGGGAGACCTACATACACACCTCGGTACACGTACAGGAAGTCAGTCGGGAGACCTACATACACACCTCGGTACACATACAGGAAGTCAGTCGGGAGACCTACAGAAACACCTCGGTACACATACAGGAAGTCAGTCGGGAGACCTACATACAGACCTCGGTACTGATACAGGAAGTCAATCGGGAAGCCTACAGACAcacatcaggacacatacagggcGTCCATCTGACAATAACGAACTTATCGGAACGCATACGGAATCGATGTCTAACATATACAACTTATGTGAAATAACTTATCTTAATATGCCTAACATAGTAAATAAGAAATCTTGTGTCAACGAGACACGTAGAACTACTCATTTACATGAGACTGAATGTGGGAAAACATGTCAAAATATCCAGAGGACTCGTCAGAAAGTCAGTGTCGATAGTTTTAATCGGGTTATTTACACAGTTGGTAGTGAAGATGGTGAGACCACTAAGGGCACTTTTACATACCCGGGGATGAGGATCTTCAAGTACTGA